In the Hyla sarda isolate aHylSar1 chromosome 9, aHylSar1.hap1, whole genome shotgun sequence genome, tagacatcttatcccttatccaaaggataggggataaaatgtctgattgtggggtcccgctgctggggcctgtGAGATCTTCCACAGCACCCGGTGTTCAAAGTAAATCGCCAGGCTCCTGAggcagtggtcatgacatcacggacacgcccctcgtgacgtcacatcaccccccccccccctctcaaacaaggggtgtggtcgtgacgtcattatcacggcctccggctccgagtgTTTTGAACGttggagcagcggagtacccctttactggtTTCATTAACACTAGGTGGCAATATTGCTTAAGCATTTCTTAAAATACATTAACAGAAGAATATAATGTTCAACATTGTAGAATGtgttaccacgccccctcatgccatcacaccacgcccccctccattcatgtctatgggagggggcgtggtgggcgacaccccccccccctcccatccacGTGAATGGAGGGTGCATGGTGTGATATCACAACCACTTCCGCAGGAACCCAGCGTTTTTTTACAACactgggtgctgcgggagatcgtggaaggccctagcagcgggacccctcccccccccccccccccccccccgattagacatcttatcccctattctttggatagaggataagatgtctagctgcCAAGTGCCCCTTTAAACTCTACTGAATTATTTCAAAGTACTACCCAGTAGGCCAACTCTCTCACACCACTAGACCTCACAAAGGCCATCCTCAAGGTCTACACTCAACACCATCAGAGGGTAGGCTTGTTAATACTCTCAAGGACCCCACTTTTTTCAACCTCTCCCACTATTTTCAAGGCCCAGTCTTCTTCTCTCAGAATTGTCCCAACTAGGCCACAACTTAGACCCCATAATCCAGGCCAATAGACATACAGGGAAACAGAATTCCACCACAGATATCTACCGGATTACAGTTTTCCCTTAACCCCCAAATATGGATCTAACTTTCCAGGCTTGATCCCCCCACTGCACGCCCCCTACAGGATTCCCTGTATAAGACTGACTTAATGTCCACAGCCCCAACTGACTTTCCAACGTTCACCACTCCCAGGCTGATAAAACACTGCAAGCCATTCTCCACCATGGCCAGAATATTCTAGCCTAATAATAATGGCAGACATTTTACCACCTCTTGGCTGGGCAGCTGAACCGTTTCCCCTCAGAGGTTCCTGACAGCACAGATAACCCCTGGCGCCTCAACAGCCTCCAGCCCCAATATCTCTCCTATAAAAGCACAAAGAGCGCTGTGATGTCCAAAACTCAGGACAATTCTTCTACTACCATGGCCAACAGCACAAAGGATGTCAATACACTCCCTGATTGACATGGTGGAACAACTCAACCTCTTCGGAGacttcaagccacgccccctcccatagacatgaatagagggggcatggcctgacatcacgagggggcgtggccccccgcgttcagacatcttttcccctatccttgggataggggataagatgcatttggctggaatacccctttaattctaagtAATCTTTTTGGTAATCAAATAATGTTACCCTAGAAAAggctttttattcatgtttatCAGCATTTTTTGTTCATTTTAATATATTAGAGTTATAGAGCCAGGGCTAGTAACACAGCAGCCAGAAATACTTACTGTATACCCTAAGTATACACTATACCATGCAGCATAGGctgttattagagaataatgtagaggtcctTGTGTAtggcttgtgcttacctgttttagttgATTGGGCAGACATGgggttttcaaccatactaattgcaattccatcactgaaatgatttcctaaagttgcctacatttcctatgaatcctttggctttgcagagagagggtgtagagtctcatcactgcaccccTGGTCATCTTATTAGGCTGCTGGAGCTGCAGTTTACCCAAGTGAACTGATTAAACACATAAACGAATCGGGTCACTTTACATGCTTTTAGAGAAATCATAATTAAGAAGATTTCAAGTTTTTGGGCTGTGTTCAAATATTGAACTGATACTGTATTTTTCACAAATGTTTATGGAATTTTGGCTGTTTTGTTGTAATTTTTCAAAATCACTgtataaaatcacaaaaaaaaaaaaaaaaaaagactgaaaaATACAGCAAAAGATGCAAAgtatgaacacagcctcaggtgacgtgtataactactatatatcctgagcccatagagatagcagcagtatacagatagagctgaaatgAAGGTGTAAAActgctatatatcttgatcccatagagatagcagcagcatacagatagagctgggaggggaggtgtataactactatatgtcctgattccatagagatagcagcagtatacagatagagctgaaaggGAAGGTGTAAAActgctatatatcttgatcccatagagatagcagcagtatacagatagagctgtgaggggaggtgtataactactatatgtcctgattccatagagatagcagcagtatacagatagagctgaaaggTAAGGTGTAAAActgctatatatcttgatcccatagagatggcagcagtatacagatagagctgggaggggtctGTGAGCTAGCAGGAACTTTTTGgttagctgacccaggactggctACTTTCTCTGACACACACATTAAGcactgtgatgtcctgtgggtcaaactggtgatcacatgacccagttacaacaATGAAAGTCATGGATGCAGCTGAGCctgaataaaacagatggcgctgtaggactagtgatgttgaGTGTACATGATATAGGCACAAAACTCGAGTGCATCTTTAGGGCAGTGTTATCCTTTTGacttgtttttatttcttttcaggCAACCACTTCTTGAGTGCAGTCTTCACTTCACTGTTTCTTAGGCAGTATATGAATGGATTGAACATTGGAGTCAACGTGGTATACATGAGGGTGACAAATTTACCCTTGTGAGGTGATAAAACAGATGATGGTCTGAAATACATGGAGACCGCCGAAGCGGAAAAGAGGAAGAAAACCATAAGATGGGATGCACAGGTGGAAAAGGCCTTCTGTCTACCTGTAGATGAGTGTATACGAAGAATGGCCATAGTAATACGAATATAGGAAAGGACAGTGAGGGAAGAAGGGACCAGGGCCACCAAGGAGCCTTCAGTGAAGATCAGAAGTTGGTTGAGGGATGTGTCAGAGGTAGATATCTCCAGCAGTGGAGGGATGTCACAGAATAGATGAGGAATATGAGCTTGGTAATGAAAGTCCAACAGAGACGTCACCATAGCATGGAGGAAAGCGTGTAGAGATGCACAGGCACAGCATGTGGAAGACAAGATCACACACATGTGCCAATTCATGATTGTCGAATATCTCAGCGGATGACATATAGCGGCATATCGGTCATAAGCCATCACAGACAATAACAAGTTCTCACTATTCCCGAAGGCATGGAAGAAAAAGATCTGAGCAATGCAGGATCGGAGGGAGATGACCGTTTTCTGGTATAACATTGTAGCCAACATACTGGGGACGGTGGTGGAGGAAAACAAGAAGTCCATAAGGGAGAAGCTCCACAAGAGCTGATACATGGGAGAATGAAGACGGGGATTGACTGCGATGACACTCAACATCATGGCGTTTCCTGAAACGGTGATCAGATAAATAAGGAGAAAGAATACGAAGAGTGGAAGACGGAGTTCAGGGGCATCTGAGAGGCTGAAAAGAAATAATTCTGTAGGTGGAGTGATGTTCATGAGATGTGACGATGGAGACCTGGAGACGAAGGAATCATATGTTCTTATGAGGATATTTACACTATATTTACCTTTCCCGACACTACATAACTCTACATTTGTAGTAAAATCCTGCATATAACATCATACAGCAACATTTGTTTTCCTCCATTCATATTCAGTGTCGTCGCGGTAGTTCAGCTTGCTGTCACTTGGAATGCCACAGAACCAGGTCCCCCTTCAGCTCCTAATCTcgtctcttcttcctgcttctgaggcTAGCGGCTGGAGCACAacctgcccgctcagccaatcactggtcgagAGCGGACCACTGCTCTGGGCAGTCACTGGCTATGTGGCAGGTCCTtctccgacctcttatcccagaAGATGGCAGAAGGACCAAAAGGAGACGAACAGGCAGGCAAGCAGACTGCTACAGTGAGATGAGAGACTTCACCATGAGACCTACAGGAAACCAACAAActctgaatgcagctctggatgggaCTTCAGTATTGTTTTtctaaacaactttttttttttaccaaaagaaTGAAATTATATTGGTAATGTTTTGTTGACTAGATGACAGAAAAAGTGAGAACAAAGATAGAATAAAGAGTCTTGGGGATGAGAATTTGaacagcttaaatgggcactgtcattaaacatgattttttatatttgattccttatgccaaataaataaattTTGTAATTAACTTCCAAAaaagcaaaataataaaaatgttttatgttagttcttcggctgtatacttctggccaccaggggtctcccttcttggccagaacacattccatctgctcaaaatctcagattttggtctcctgcttgtaatggcaggagaacaaactcaggaagtgttcctctgcacagagcttgattgacagctgcactgagcttgattgacagctgcaaagagcctcactgaaagatgcaaagagcctcactgaaagatgcaaagagcctcactgaaagatgcaaagagcctcactgaaagatgcaaagagcctcactgaaagatacatagagcctcactgaaagatacaaagagcctcactgaaagatgcattgattcactgaaagatgcatagagcctcactgaaatatgcAAAGAGCCTCCCTGAAAGAAGCACAaattgaaagctgctgcacagagcttaaggtcttctattcatcacagcactgcaatgatgtgagggcagaagtggtccccccagcaggcttcagtgatgtcatgcctgctgggaaacgcccactttctcctgctgggagattgcactatgtgagtaaGAAGAaatgtatgatacacagctttttaaagctctgaatttttttgctaagggtgggaggggtgttaggagtagtaaggAAACATagactgagttagtttagaaaagttaatTTAGTGACGGGTACTCTTTAAGAGCAATTTCTAAAAATATGTTTGGCTTTGTTCTTGTTcacagtacagggtgggccatttatatggatacaccttaataaaatgggaatggttggtgatattaacttcctgtttgtggcacattagtatatgtgagggggggaacttttcaacatgggaggtgaccatggcggccattttgaagtcggccattttgaatccaacttttgttttttcaataggaagagggtcatgtgacacatcaaacttattgggaatttcacaagaaaaacaatgatgtgcttggttttaatgtaactttattctttcatgagttatttacaagtttctgaccacttataaaatgtgttcaatgtgctgcccattgcgttggattgtcaatgcaaccctcttctcccactcttcacacactgatagcaacaccgcaggagaaatgctagcacaggcttccaggatccgtatacactgctatataatactatatacaccgcaggagaaatgctagcacaggcttccagtatccgtatacactgctatatactactatatacaccgcaggagaaatgctagcacaggcttccagtatccaaagtttcaggtgctgcgcatctcgtatcttcacagcatagacaattgccttcagatgaccccaaagataaaagtctaagggggtcagatcgggagaccttgggggccattcaactggcccacgacgaccaatccactttccaggaaactgttcatctaggaatgctcggagctgacacccataatgtggtgatcaccatcttgctggataaactcagggaacgtgcagcttcagtgcataaagagagaaacacatcatcatgtagcaatttcacatatccagtggccttgaggtttccattgatgaagaatggccccactatctttgtatcccatataccacaccagaccatcaatttttgtgttccaacagtcttggagggatctatccaatgtgggttagtgtcagaccaatagcggtggttttgtttgttaacttcaccattcacataaaagtttcctcatcactgatcaaaatcttctgcgtaaactgagggtcctgttccaattttagttttgcccattctgcagcacctgaaactacggatactggaagcctgtgctagcatttctcctgcggtgtatatagtagtatatagcagtgtatatggatactggaagcctgtgctagcatttctcctgcggtgtatatagtagtatatagcagtgtatacggatactggaagcctgtgctagcatttctcctgcggtgtatatagtagtatatagcagtgtatacggatactggaagcctgtgctagcatttctcctgcggtgtatatagtagtatatagcagtgtaaacggatactggaagcctgtgctagcatttctcctgcggtgtatatagtagtatatagcagtgtatacggatactggaagcctgtgctagcatttctcctgcggtgtatatagtagtatatagtagtgtatacggataccggaaacctgtgctagcatttctcctgcggtgtatatagtagtatatagtagtgtatacggatactggaagcctgtgctagcatttctcctgcggtgtatatagtagtatatagcagtgtatacggatactggaagcctgtgctagcatttctcctgcggtgtatatagtagtatatagtagtgtatacggataccggaagcctgtgctagcatttctcctgcggtgtatatagtagtatatagtagtgtatacggataccggaagcctgtgctagcatttctcctgaggtgtatatagtagtatatagcagtgtatacggatactggaagcctgtgctagcatttctcctgcggtgtatatagtagtataagcagtgtatacggatattggaagcctgtgctagcatttctcctgcgatgtatatagtagtatatagcagtgtatacggatactggaagcctgtgctagcatttctcctgcggtgtatatagtagtataagcagtgtatacggatattggaagcctgtgctagcatttctcctgcggtgtatatagtagtatatagcagtgtatacggatactggaagcctgtgctagcatttctcctgcgatgtatatagtagtatatagcagtgtatacggatactggaagcctgtgctagcatttctcctgcggtgtatatagtagtatatagcagtgtatatggatactggaagcctgtgctagcatttctcctgcggtgtatatagtagtataagcagtgtatatggatactggaagcctgtgctagcatttctcctgcggtgtatatagtagtatatagtagtgtatacggataccggaagcctgtgctagcatttctcctgaggtgtatatagtagtatatagcagtgtatacggatactggaagcctgtgctagcatttctcctgcggtgtatatagtagtataagcagtgtatacggatattggaagcctgtgctagcatttctcctgcggtgtatatagtagtatatagcagtgtatacggatactggaagcctgtgctagcatttctcctgcgatgtatatagtagtatatagcagtgtatacggatactggaagcctgtgctagcatttctcctgcggtgtatatagtagtatatagcagtgtatatggatactggaagcctgtgctagcatttctcctgcggtgtatatagtagtataagcagtgtatatggatactggaagcctgtgctagcatttctcctgcggtgtatatagtagtatatagtagtgtatacggataccggaagcctgtgctagcatttctcctgaggtgtatatagtagtatatagcagtgtatacggatactggaagcctgtgctagcatttctcctgcggtgtatatagtagtataagcagtgtatacggatattggaagcctgtgctagcatttctcctgcgatgtatatagtagtatatagcagtgtatacggatactggaagcctgtgctagcatttctcctgcggtgtatatagtagtatatagcagtgtatatggatactggaagcctgtgctagcatttctcctgcggtgtatatagtagtataagcagtgtatacggatactggaagcctgtgctagcatttctcctgcggtatatatagtagtatatagcagtgtatacggatactggaagcctgtgctagcatttctcctgcggtgtatatagtagtatatagcagtgtatacggatactggaagcctgtgctagcatttctcctgcggtgtatatagtagtatatagcagtgtatacggatactggaagcctgtgctagcatttctcctgcggtgtatatagtagtatatagtagtgtatacggataccggaagcctgtgctagcatttctcctgcggtgtatatagtagtatatagtagtgtatacggatactggaagcctgtgctagcatttctcctgcggtgtatatagtagtatatagcagtgtatacggataccggaagcctgtgctagcatttctcctgcggtgtatatagtagtatatagtagtgtatacggataccggaagcctgtgctagcatttctcctgcggtgtatatagtagtatatagtagtgtatacggataccggaagcctgtgctagcatttctcctgaggtgtatatagtagtatatagcagtgtatacggatactggaagcctgtgctagcatttctcctgcggtgtatatagtagtataagcagtgtatacggatattggaagcctgtgctagcatttctcctgcgatgtatatagtagtatatagcagtgtatacggatactggaagcctgtgctagcatttctcctgcggtgtatatagtagtatatagcagtgtatatggatactggaagcctgtgctagcatttctcctgcggtgtatatagtagtataagcagtgtatacggatactggaagcctgtgctagcatttctcctgcgatgtatatagtagtatatagcagtgtatacggatactggaagcctgtgctagcatttctcctgcggtgtatatagtagtatatacggatactggaagcctgtgctagaatttctcctgcggtgtatatagtagtatatagtagtatatagagaagagggttgcattgacaatccaacacaatgggcagcacattgaacacattctataagtgatcagaaacttgtaaataactcatgaaagaataaagttacgttaaaaccaagcacatcattgattttcttgtgaaattcccaataagtttgatgtgtcacatgaccctcttcctattgaaaaaactaaagttggattcaaaatgtcagacttcaaaatggccgccttggtcaccacccatcttgaaaagtttcccccctcacatatactaatgtgccacaaacaggaagttaatttcaccaaccattcccattttattaaggtgcatccatataaatggcccaccctgtattttggTTTGTGTTTTAGCCAAAACCATGAGTGGTACCTCAAcaagaaaaactataatggaaagatttccattttggacccactcctaattttagtaaaaatagtaaataaaatgaGGACTTTGTTTCCATAATCTGCCTGAATGAAGCAACTCCTTGTCCTCCAAGTGATGACATCTACCAAAGCTTTATAGAAAACCCCACAGGTTCTTTTCTTGTATTTTTGTATTCTTTCCCACTATACAATAGAAAATCTCTATCTGTTTGCTGTTCAATTTGTTGACCCCAACAGCCTCCAGTCATAACTGGCAATATGCCTTTTTAGGAGAGGCTAGAATAAAGTGGCACGGGCTTCGATATAAACGTCACGATTGAAGAAACCTCATCTCCTGGTGGATTGAGCCCTGACATGCTGTGGTCAATTTGTGACTGCTACATGTGAGGAGTCTCCATGCACCATTTACTATATTATTGGCTTCCCAGTGACATGATCGCCAGTACCAATGGGTTTCCATAACCGCCAGGGGTCTTGTGAAGGCCCCCCAGGATTGCCATGGGTGTTTGAGTACATTTCCTGTCAGTGTTATGCTGACAAGCAGacaggcagaatacactgcactgccgGTCACTTTCAAAGGACCCTTGTGGAACtagtaaaaaagtgaaaaaaacatatataacattaatatgtatataaaatgatgtgtaattaaaaaaacattttaaacataaagttaaaatttacaaaatttacttACCAAAACATCTTCCTTCGGTGAGTCCTATGGCAGCACAAAAACAAATGGTGTGCCGCGGTAGGACAATATGGAAAGTAAAAATATTATTTGTTCCTGTGCTGCTGTAGGATGATATGGAAAGTATATTTTCCCTTTACATTTCCTTTTTCTACTTAAAACATAAAAAAGGTAATACCTATATTTGGTATCTATACTTCCATAAAGAGCCAAAgaataaaatgctaaaaatgtatatgtattccaaaatggtactaataaaaactacagatttccGTATTAAAAATGAGCaggcaaaaaatgtattaaaggtttggtaatatttatttattttaattatttatgtatttttcaggtctccaaactgtagaccttcagctgttgcaatataTTGCTATGATagaaataat is a window encoding:
- the LOC130292021 gene encoding olfactory receptor 1361-like, yielding MQDFTTNVELCSVGKGKYSVNILIRTYDSFVSRSPSSHLMNITPPTELFLFSLSDAPELRLPLFVFFLLIYLITVSGNAMMLSVIAVNPRLHSPMYQLLWSFSLMDFLFSSTTVPSMLATMLYQKTVISLRSCIAQIFFFHAFGNSENLLLSVMAYDRYAAICHPLRYSTIMNWHMCVILSSTCCACASLHAFLHAMVTSLLDFHYQAHIPHLFCDIPPLLEISTSDTSLNQLLIFTEGSLVALVPSSLTVLSYIRITMAILRIHSSTGRQKAFSTCASHLMVFFLFSASAVSMYFRPSSVLSPHKGKFVTLMYTTLTPMFNPFIYCLRNSEVKTALKKWLPEKK